The Manihot esculenta cultivar AM560-2 chromosome 11, M.esculenta_v8, whole genome shotgun sequence genome includes a region encoding these proteins:
- the LOC110627113 gene encoding uncharacterized protein LOC110627113, which yields MQPPNSVKLNLKSNEVMDMQTKVLVGTYMILKDEIIWTAYWVSLLTPSATGIPIRFEQSHVQEVIKMMEIEIGGGWIFHKLCKARGFLRFVKLESIYKLLICQFLLTNIENMLLMMYSFAMTKLYFELMG from the exons ATGCAGCCACCGAATTCTGTGAAGCTGAATTTGAAGAGTAATGAGGTGATGGATATGCAGACGAAGGTCCTGGTGGGGACTTATATGATCCTAAAGGACGAGATTATTTGGACTGCATATTGGGTATCGCTGTTAACGCCCTCGGCCACGGGGATCCCGATTAGGTTTGAGCAGTCTCAT GTACAGGAGGTTATAAAGATGATGGAAATTGAGATTGGAGGTggatggatttttcataaactCTGCAAGGCAAGAGGTTTCTTGAGATTTGTCAAATTGGAATCCATCTATAAGCTTTTAATTTGTCaatttttattaacaaataTTGAAAATATGTTACTAATGATGTATTCTTTTGCTATGACTAAACTGTATTTTGAATTGATGGGCTGA